The genomic stretch TGAAGCAATCTCTCCAGCTTTTATAATTTTTTCATAACCTTCAATTTCCATAATTTCATCTCTTTAATTTTTAAATTATCTCTTTATAACAATTGTTAAAATATCTTCATCTTCTAATTTGTGATCTAATCCCACTCTCTGCCCAGGATGCTTTGCTGACTTACCCCAAACTTGAGCATATCTGAAATTTCTAACAAAATCCTTATGTAGTTTTTCACAAACATCTCTTACAGTAGCCCCTCTTCTCATAATTAAAGGTTCGTCAAAGTCAGGTTTTTTTCCTTGTGGCTTTAAGTAAATCTTTATAAATCCTAACTTTTCATAAATTTTTTCTTTCAATAAATCTAAATTAATATTTTTATTTCCAGAAACTAAAACATAATCCTTTCCAAACTCTTCCAATTTCTGTTTTATGTATTTTAAATATTCCTCATCTGCTAAATCTATCTTATTGACAACTACTAATGAGGGAATATATACTCTATTTCCTGCAACAACATCTATGAACTGCTCTAATGTTATATCCTCTCTTATAACTACATCTGCGTTGTGTATTTTATACTCATTTAATATTGCCTCTATAGTGTCTTCATCTATATGAGTTAATGGAACAGTAGAACTTACATTAATTCCTCCTCTATCTTTAACTTTAATTTTAACATCTGGAGGTTTTTGATCCAATCTAATCCCTACATTGTAAAGCTCTTTTTCAATAACTGGAAGATGATCCAATGTATAAATATCAACAGTCAATAATATTAAGTCAGCACTTCTAACAGCAGATAAAACCTCAGACCCTCTACCTTTTCCTGATGAGGCTCCAACAATAATACCAGGAGCATCTAAAAGTTGAATTTTAGCCCCTTTATACTCTAAGACACCCGGAACAATAGTTAATGTTGTAAATGCATAGGCTCCAACTTCAGATTTAGCATTAGTTAATTTATTTAATAGTGTGGATTTTCCAACTGAAGGAAATCCCACAAATGCGGCAGTAGCATCACCACTCTTTTTTACAGCATATCCTTTCCCTCCTCCACCTCCCCCTCTACTTTGAGCCATCTCCCTTAATTTTGCCAATTTTGCCTTTAATCTGCCAATGTGTTTTTGTGTCGCTTTATTATAAGGAGTTCTTTTTAACTCCTCTTCTATTCTTTTAATTTCTTCTTCAATTCCCATACTCTCACCAAAAAATAGAAATATTAACTAATAATATTTAACAATAGAAATTTTAATTAAAAAATTATCTAACAAATTTTTAAAGAATTAAAAATTGGAATAAATAGTTTTTATGAGTTACATTAAATCATTGAGTATTATAGTATTTTAAATTTAAGATTTTAACAAAAAAGAGATAAAAATAAAAT from Methanocaldococcus lauensis encodes the following:
- a CDS encoding OBG GTPase family GTP-binding protein, whose protein sequence is MGIEEEIKRIEEELKRTPYNKATQKHIGRLKAKLAKLREMAQSRGGGGGGKGYAVKKSGDATAAFVGFPSVGKSTLLNKLTNAKSEVGAYAFTTLTIVPGVLEYKGAKIQLLDAPGIIVGASSGKGRGSEVLSAVRSADLILLTVDIYTLDHLPVIEKELYNVGIRLDQKPPDVKIKVKDRGGINVSSTVPLTHIDEDTIEAILNEYKIHNADVVIREDITLEQFIDVVAGNRVYIPSLVVVNKIDLADEEYLKYIKQKLEEFGKDYVLVSGNKNINLDLLKEKIYEKLGFIKIYLKPQGKKPDFDEPLIMRRGATVRDVCEKLHKDFVRNFRYAQVWGKSAKHPGQRVGLDHKLEDEDILTIVIKR